A single region of the Arthrobacter sp. zg-Y20 genome encodes:
- a CDS encoding antitoxin has translation MSVFDELKGRAGELKGKAAGFVGENADKIKGGIDQAGNFVDQKTGHKYSSKIDGLQSKVSEAVDKTNRGKEPGTGNGPGQTPPVQ, from the coding sequence GTGTCTGTATTTGACGAGCTCAAGGGCAGGGCCGGAGAGCTGAAGGGCAAGGCCGCCGGATTTGTGGGCGAGAACGCCGACAAGATCAAGGGCGGAATCGATCAGGCCGGCAACTTCGTGGACCAGAAGACGGGCCACAAGTACTCCAGCAAGATTGATGGCCTCCAGAGCAAGGTTTCCGAAGCGGTTGATAAGACCAACCGCGGCAAGGAGCCGGGAACCGGCAACGGTCCCGGACAAACCCCTCCGGTCCAGTAA
- the zapE gene encoding cell division protein ZapE: MAQLEHLTERTPQVSVNELLQGFFPSPRFGSVSFDSYRPDPAQPSQAKAVDAMRSFAADVDTPEPSGFRKFFGGKKPETKAGFYLDGGFGVGKTHLLASLWHAVEGPKAFGTFVEYTNLVGALSFRKTVDALSTYKLVCIDEFELDDPGDTVLMSRLMRELADAGVKLAATSNTLPGSLGEGRFAAVDFQREIQVLADQFDVVRIDGEDYRHRGLPESPAPLDDAELEQRMESEFSGKTVAADDFSELIAHLSSVHPSRYRQLIDGIDAVVWRNVQTITEQSVALRFVVLADRLYDKDVPILASGVPFDQLFTTEMMAGGYMKKYFRAVSRLTALAREGQTGEDS; encoded by the coding sequence GTGGCACAACTGGAGCACCTGACAGAACGGACTCCCCAGGTATCCGTAAACGAACTGCTGCAGGGATTCTTCCCCTCGCCGCGCTTCGGCAGCGTGTCCTTTGATTCCTACCGGCCCGATCCGGCGCAGCCCTCGCAGGCGAAAGCCGTGGACGCCATGCGCTCCTTTGCAGCCGACGTCGACACCCCCGAGCCCAGCGGATTCCGGAAGTTCTTCGGCGGCAAAAAGCCCGAGACCAAGGCCGGGTTCTACCTCGACGGCGGATTCGGCGTCGGCAAGACCCACCTCCTCGCCTCGCTTTGGCATGCGGTGGAGGGCCCGAAGGCCTTCGGCACGTTCGTGGAATACACCAACCTGGTAGGCGCACTGTCCTTCCGCAAAACCGTGGACGCCCTGAGCACCTACAAGCTGGTCTGCATTGACGAGTTCGAGCTCGATGATCCGGGAGACACCGTGCTCATGTCCCGGCTGATGCGGGAACTGGCCGACGCCGGCGTCAAGCTCGCAGCCACGTCCAACACCCTGCCGGGCTCGCTGGGGGAGGGACGCTTTGCCGCCGTCGACTTCCAACGCGAAATCCAGGTCCTGGCCGACCAGTTCGATGTAGTCCGCATCGACGGCGAGGACTACCGCCACCGCGGCCTGCCCGAGTCCCCGGCGCCGCTGGACGACGCCGAGCTGGAGCAGCGGATGGAGTCCGAGTTCAGCGGCAAGACCGTGGCAGCCGATGACTTCTCCGAGCTGATCGCGCACCTGTCCAGCGTCCACCCCAGCCGCTACCGGCAGCTGATCGACGGTATCGACGCCGTCGTCTGGCGGAACGTACAGACCATCACCGAGCAGTCGGTGGCGCTGCGCTTCGTGGTCCTCGCGGACCGGTTGTATGACAAGGACGTGCCGATCCTGGCCAGCGGCGTGCCGTTTGACCAGCTGTTCACGACGGAAATGATGGCCGGCGGGTACATGAAGAAGTATTTCCGTGCAGTCTCCCGCCTGACCGCACTGGCCCGGGAAGGTCAGACCGGCGAGGATTCCTAG
- a CDS encoding MBL fold metallo-hydrolase, with product MPQPMPQPETSQLENLLKGLLATPTARLPYQDNVLLRSYLLQRPAGNVIIYNSPGIGSAHQAIEELGGAVRLLINHAHEAMYGAPGLDVPVYVHSRDRAEVASAMEVAGVFEDRQMIDGDLEVIPTPGHTAGTASYLWDSGNGRFLFTGDFLWIEHGEWKAVVLDPSLRQAYLDSLALVRELDFDVLVPWGTTDDGPPFALAGTRAEIRSRVDAVINRVRAGGTR from the coding sequence ATGCCGCAGCCGATGCCGCAGCCGGAGACCAGCCAGCTGGAAAATCTCCTGAAGGGGCTGCTGGCCACGCCAACTGCCCGCCTGCCCTATCAGGACAATGTGCTGCTGCGTTCCTATCTGCTCCAACGGCCCGCGGGCAACGTGATCATCTACAACTCGCCCGGGATCGGCAGCGCGCATCAAGCCATTGAGGAGCTGGGCGGTGCAGTCCGGCTGCTGATCAATCACGCCCATGAAGCCATGTACGGCGCTCCGGGGCTGGATGTGCCGGTATATGTGCACTCCCGAGACCGGGCCGAGGTGGCTTCCGCCATGGAGGTAGCCGGCGTGTTCGAGGACCGGCAAATGATCGACGGCGACCTGGAAGTGATTCCGACACCGGGCCACACAGCCGGCACCGCCAGCTATTTATGGGACAGCGGCAACGGTCGGTTCCTGTTCACCGGAGATTTCCTCTGGATTGAGCACGGCGAATGGAAGGCCGTGGTCCTGGACCCCTCGCTGCGGCAGGCCTACCTCGACAGCCTGGCACTGGTCCGTGAGCTCGATTTCGATGTCCTTGTACCGTGGGGGACCACCGACGACGGCCCTCCGTTCGCACTGGCCGGCACCAGGGCGGAGATCCGCAGCCGGGTGGACGCAGTGATCAACCGCGTTCGGGCCGGGGGCACACGGTAG